From the Ignavibacteria bacterium genome, the window GAGCCGATACGGCGGGCGATAGCAGCGGCAAGAGGTATTGCCAGCGTTGCCAACAATGCATGCAGGATCCTCATCACCAACATCTGTGTTTGAGGATCTGTGATCCCAATGCCTATGCAGGCAGACAAGATGCCATAGAGGATCCCCGGGTAGACCACACTATGTCCGGGCACCACATCTCTGTTGAACCAACCACCATGATCAGCAAGAAACCACTGATACGGACCATCCTCGATCACAAAGTGATCGTCGTGCATGGCATATCCGGGAGAAAACACTGCCGCGAGCAGGCGCAATACCAGCCCGACAATGATCGCAGTACGAATCGATGGAAGCATTAAGTAAGGCAGTTACGTAGTTACTCAGTTACGCAGGTACGAAGTTACCTCTCAACTTCTGTAGCACCGTAACTCCGTAACTCCGTAACCCCGTAACCTCGTAACCTCGTAACTGAGTAACTGCGTAACTCCGTATTTTGCGCCATATGGCACTGATCATCGACGGTAACGCACTGGCTGCGGAGATACGAGCGGAGGTAGCGGCAGACGTCGCACGTCTGACGGCATCCACGGGGATCGTACCCGGCCTTAACCTTCTTCTCGTTGGTGAGGATCCTGCAAGCACGGTCTATGTGCGAAACAAGTCCAAGGATTGTGAGAAGGTTGGCATTCACTCCACCATCGTTCGTATGCCGGCAACGGCAACCGAGGAAGAAGTAGTGGAGCAGGTTCGTCAGTGGAACAATGACCCTGCCGTACATGGGATCCTGGTTCAGCTGCCCATCCCAAAGCACATCAATGAACATCGTGTGATACGATCGATCGATCCGGCCAAGGATGTGGATGGTTTTCATCCTGAGAATGCCGGCCGACTCCTCATCGGTCTCGAAGGCTTCATTCCGTGTACTCCATATGGGGTCTTGGAAATGCTCAAACGTTATAACATCGAAACATCAGGAAAACACGCCGTAGTTGTTGGACGGAGCAATATCGTTGGTAAGCCCCTTGCCATCCTTCTTGCACAAAAACGTCCGCAAGGCAATGCAACGGTCACGATCTGCCACACCGGCACACCGGATATTGCAGAACATACCCGACGAGCAGATATCCTTATCTCCGCTGTTGGTGTGAATGGTGTGATCACTGCGGATCATGTGAAGGAAGGGGCGGTTGTGATCGACGTAGGGATCAATCGCATCACTCTGCCTGATGGAACAACGAAACTGACGGGAGATGTCCTCTTTGACGAGGTTGCAGCAAAGGCCTCGGCCATCACCCCTGTTCCGGGTGGTGTAGGACCGATGACGCGGGCGATGTTGCTCCGCAATACCGTTACCGCTGCAGAGAGGATAGGGGGCCGATGAAACGTTCGCAATTACCGGTACTGTACTCGGACGAACATCTTGTTGTTGTGAATAAGCCCGCCGGTTTGCTTGCCATCCCGGACCGGTACGATGCGAACCTGCCAAGTGTGAAGTCCTTGGTCCGCGAGCAGTTCGAAAGTGCATTCACCGTGCACCGCTTGGATAAGGATACATCCGGCGTGATGATCATGGCGCTCACCCCAGAAGCGCACAAGGCCTTGAACGAACAATTCGAGAAGCACATTGTCACCAAGACCTATCTCGCCATCGTCTCCGGTATCGTAGACCGTGATGAGATAAAGATCGATATCCCGATAGCCTCAGATACTCGACGCAAGGGCCTAATGAAGCCTTCGGCCAAGGGCAAGGAAGCACACACGATCATGCGGGTTGTGGAACGTTTTCGTCTGGCTACGTTGGTCGAGTGCGACCTGATCACCGGACGTCAACACCAGATCCGTGTGCATTGTTCGGCTGTAGGCCATCCACTATTGGTGGATCAGGACTATGGCAAAAACAAGCAGTTTCTGCTCTCCACCATCAAGCGCCGGTACAACCTGGCCAAGGGTGCCGAGGAACGTCCGGTCATTGAACGCCTCACCCTGCACGCAAGCAGAGTGAGCTTTGACCACCCCGTCTCGGGCGAACGGATCACCGTTACCGCCGAGCCCCCAAAGGACTTCTCGGCGGCCATTCAGGTTCTCCGGAAATACGCAGCTCCATATGCATCAGCATTCGATGCTGAGTTCTTCTGAGGAACAGGTCGTATCTTCGCCTATTCTAGTCGCAGGAAAACGATGATCATCATACTGTTCGGAGCCCCCGGAGTGGGGAAGGGCACCCAGGCCGTCATCCTCGCCGAAAAGCTTGGAGTGGCCCATCTTAGCACGGGCGACGCATTTCGTGCAGCGATCAAAAATCAGACACCGGTTGGTGTCTTGGCCAAGGAGTATGTGGATGCAGGCAAACTCGTTCCTGACGAGATCGTGGCCCGCATCGTCGAAGAAGCCATGGAAGGCGAATCATTTGCCCTAGGCTGCATCCTCGATGGTTTCCCGCGCACGCGTCCACAAGCAGATGCACTCGATCGTATGCTCGCCGCCAAGGGTCTGAATATCTCATCGGTTGTCAATATCAATGTTGATGATGCTACCATCATCGGCCGACTCCTTCAACGCGGACGCGCCGATGACTCCGAATCCATCATCCGTCACCGACTTGACATCTACAACGATGAGACAGCTCCGCTTCTGGAATTCTATTCAGATAAGGGGCTCCTCACCTCCGTTGATGGCATCGGTGAAGTAGAGACCGTGAACGAGCGGATCCTTGCTGCTATTGCCTCTTCAGGTGTGACAGCACATCACGTGCCTGATACGACGTCTGACCGGACCTGAGAAACTGACCTACCTGTACGAGGTCATCTCCTGCAGTAAGCAGAGGCGACTCTTGATAGCCGTCTTCTTGCGCCTGCCCTAATCCAACATTGGCCAGAAGTGCATTGCACAGGCACTTTCGGTCTACCGTATCCTCAACCTTGCCGCCCTTGCGCACGTAGTCCTCTACGGGCTCAGATGCACACAGGTAGACGATGGCTCCATCCTCGCGGACGGCAACTTGTCGGAGATATCCTAGGTCACATTTGCGAGGTCGGTCCTCATACACAGACCGCTCAGACTGCGTGCCCGGTAACTGAACCACCTTGAACGGGAAGCCCGTAGGCGAAGCGTTCGGATCCGTGAAGACCGCAGAGCCCTCAACGACCTGTTGGCTCAAGATGCGCGATATCACCGCCTCGCGAAGGTGCGGTGCCACACCGGATTCTTCACAGAAGGCAAAGGCAGTGCCGACTTGAATTCCGGCTGCTCCACGCTCGATGGCCTCTGTTAGCTTCTCCGGAGATCCATAGGAGCCGGCCAACCAGAACGGGAGTCCTAGTTCCCGTATCTCTTCAAGGTCTGCGTGATCCTTCTCACCATAGATCGGTTCACCACGCTCATTGAGCTTCATTGGGCCGCGAGGAGGGGCGTTGTGTCCGCCTGCAAGTACACCTTCGATCACAAAACCTTCCACGGACCCGGTCGACTTTTTCACGAGGTGCGACGCAAGGGTACTTGAGGAAATGATGGCAAGGAAGGCAGGGCGCTTCAATGGTTGAGTGGGAAGCACATCCAAGGACTCTCTCGGTGAGACCGTGGTTGACACATCAGCATTGCCGGATGGCCCACTCAACGTGATCTTGATCGAGGCATTCTCGTGGAGAGAGAACCTGTCGAGCACTCCCGGGATCTCCCTAGGTACCCCGGCACCCATCAGAACATAGTCTACGCCTGCGAGCATCGCTCCGTAGGTGGCCGCGAGGTTCGACGTTTGGAGCTTCTCGAGAAAGTTGATGCCAACAATGCCATCGTGACCCTCCTTCGCAAGCCAAACCTCTACAAAACCGGATGCGATGTTGAGCCGTTGCAGTGTGCGAGTGGGTGTAACCGAGGGCACTGGACTCCTCTTGAACCGTTCGCCTGGCGCTATCCCTCCCTCGACGAAATAGCTTGCCAAGATCTCGGAAGCCACCCCAGGGTCAACGAAATGGGCCAATGCCCTTCGGATATGCCCTCCTGGGTCGCCGTTCTGCAGCCTACGGACGATGACGGAATTCAAGGCTGTACCGGATACTACTCCTAGCTCGCCTTCGGTAGAAACTGCACGGGCAAGACGCCAGTCGGAAACCCCAACTCCCATCCCGCCTTGTATGATTTTGGGTAATTGCATCAGATTAAAGACAAACCACTCCGAAATATATTGCACCCTTTGACCTTGTCGATATCCACATTGCTCTGTGGATATCCTGCACTCTCCATCGTTATCTAATGACTGGCGTAACAGTATGAAGCGGAAAGGAATAGCATGAGAAGTTAAAGTGACGTAATAAGAGGGAATGCAGATGTGGAATGAAAATTGATTACGTTTCCACACTTCGGTCTCTTTGTTACATTGACCTACGGTTTGGTGTGCGCCTTCTATTGGCCCTCTGTACATCGGTCCTGCTGACGCAGGGAATCCTCATTGCCCAGTCTCAACAGGGTGATGTGGTAGGGTCATTATCCGGAGGCGTAGTCAAGTACCAAGGTGAACTCTCCGATGACTCCTTCGGTCCGGGAGCGTTCTTTTCGCTCAGATATGCTGCCATGGATCGACTCTGGATCGAAGCCCGGTTCGGACTTGGCGAGTACCGCTGGAAGATCACTGACGCCAAGCTAGCTCGGTACCCTGACTACTTCGGAGCCAATGCGCAGATAGGTGACCTCTACCCTGCGTCCATCACCACGATCGAACCAGAAAACGAAAGTCGCGTAACACTTGGGGATCTCTCCGTGAGTTACGTGCTTGTTGACGGGATCCCGGCAAGCCCCTTCATCACTGCGGGGGTTGGTGTTGTCAACTTTGCACCGTCAACAAGTGAATCGCACACGCAATTGCCGAACTCAGCCGCTGGGAACTACCCCCACACGGTAGCCAGTATCATCCTCGGCGGGGGAGTCCAGATCCCGGTCTCGGAGCGAGTTGGCATCCTTTTGCGCGGAGAACACAGGTTTGTGTTTTCTTCCTATCTCGACGACATTTCGTTCAACGGAAGTAATGATGCGCTAAGCACTTTCTCCATTGGCCTAACCTATCGCTTTAATGAACCTGAAGCACAGGAAGCTGATCCGAGCTATGACAACGAATGCGAGTATTGTGAAAATTGTGGGGATAATTGCGATGAGTGCTGCGACGAGGTATCTGATTGCGATCAAAGGTGCTTAAGAGAATGTTCTAAGAACTGCTGTTGCTGTTGTGCACACTGTTGCTGCTGTTGCTGTGGAAAAGCAGCGACTCCTGCAGTAGAGGCGCCTGCGCCCGCACCCGCTACCGTTCCATCGCCTGGTCCGGGGCCTGTTTCAGCTCCAGTTTCAGGTCCGGTACCGGAGCCGATGGATGTGCCGTGTCCGGCCGGACAGCATCGGGAGTGTTATGGTCCACCGGGGTATGGTATATGTGTGGATGACGACCCGCCGAAGGGTCCGGAGCCGATCCTTTGGGAACTGGCTCGCCCCCTTGATGATGGAAGTCTTTTGCGTGAGGTTGACGGAAAATGGTACCGCAAGCAGATCCTGCCTGACGGAACAGTTCGAGTAACAAAGGGGCTCCTGCCGTTTGAGGCATCGGAGTGTAAAGAATGCAAAGAGAAACAACGCCGGGAGAATCAACGATGACAACGTTCCTCAAACACCTTTTCCTCAGCGCCGGCGTTATCGTGGTCTTGTCGTGCCCAGTGTCTGCTCAGTCACGTCAGGGCGACGTGGTAGGGACGATCAGCGGGGGGATCTACAAGTATCACGGCGAACTATCAGACGACTACTTTGGTCCGTCAGGGGCGATATCTCTCCAGTTCGCTGCAATGGACCGCCTATGGGTCGAAGCTCGGTTGGGGATCGGTGAGTACCGATGGAAGATCACGGAAGCCAAAATGGCCCGCTTCCCCCAATATTTTGGTCAAGGGGCTGTTATCGGCGATAAATACCCGGGCTCACTCACGACCATTGAAGCTGAGAACGAGAGCCGCGTGACTACGGCCGACTTCCTCGTCAGCTACGTACTCGTGGACAACATCCCCGCTGTGCCGTTTCTGACCGCCGGCATAGGTCTTGTGAACTTTGCCCCATCAAACAGCGGTGAACATTCTGCTCTACCCAACAACGAGGCAGGGATCTATCCAAAGACCGTTGCGTCCATACCTCTCGGTGGAGGACTCAGGATCCCATTCTCCAGAAGCGTTGGACTTCTCCTCCGTGGCGAGTATCGTTTTGTGTTCTCTGAGTATCTGGACGATCTGACAGAAGCTGGTGCGAATGATGCACTAACGAATATCTCGATCGGTCTCACATATCGGTTCAACAACCCAGAACCGAAGGCAAAACGTCAAAAACATGCCTGCCCTGTCTGCGGATGCGGAACACCGGGCGATTGTTGTTGCCAAGCTCCCATTCCGGCGCCTGTGCCAGCGCCCGTTCCGGCGCCTGTGCCAGCGCCAGTTCCAGCGCCTGTGCCAGCACCCGCTCCGGCGCCTGTTCCAGCACCTGTACCAGCGCCCGCTCCGGCGCCAGAGCCTGCACCAGAACCAGCGGTAGCGCCGACGCCAGCTCCAGCCCCGGCAAAGAAGCGGACGTCGTTTGCAAAGGACATTCGATTCAAGGTGAATACGGACGAGTTCGATTTTGACCAACCCGAAACAGCAAAGAACCTGAACGAGCTCTTAACATATATGCAGGAGTCGTGTGAGGAGTTGCAGGTGATGGTTGAAGGACACGCCTCAGCCGATGGTCCGGCCCAGCGAAACAAGGACCTATCAGATCTGCGAGCGCAGAAGGTTCGTCAGTGGCTTTTGGAGCAGGGTGTACCGCCAAACAAGGTTCGCGGAGCCGTTGGATACGGATCTGCTATGCCGCGTGTTAAGGAGCCAACACCGGCTCAATCCAAGAAGATGAGCAAGGATCAGCTCGAAGCAATACGTCGTCAAAATCGTAGAATCGAGGTAGCCGTCTTGCGGGAGTGCTCTGTGTAAATGAATTAAAATTCATCCTACATTCATTGGGTTCATGTGGAAAACTCCTAACTTGCTTTTCTCATGGTAACCCAACTCTCCACAAAGAAGGCAATTCGCGTCGCAGTATTCGTGGCGGTGTTCATCGCAGTGATGTCCATCAGCTTCATACTGCAGGCTCATGATGCGCCTGTTGGTACCGAGACTCTCATGGCCGCTCCGGCCCCAGTAGCTGAGACAGTGACAGCCGAGCCAGTTTCGTACGAGATGTCAGACGCTATAGATGGACTGGCCTCGTGGTATGGCGGACAGTTCCATGGCCGCCGAACAGCGAGCGGAGCCCGCTTCGACATGCACGAGTACACGGCAGCCCACCGCACACTCCCGTTCGGCACCGTCCTGCGAGTAGAGAACCCTAAGACCGGCAAGGCTATCCTTGTTGAGGTCACCGACCGCGGCCCGTTTATTCGTAAGCGTGTAATCGACCTCTCCTATGGCGCTGCCCGCGATCTCGGCGTATCCGTATCTCCCGTAGAGATCGACGCTCTCACCAAGACCGCCGTCTCGGAATTCTACGAAGAGAATGACAGCACGTTCCTCGTCTTCTCTCCGGATCTCAAGCCACTCGTGGTCAGAACCTCGAAGCTCGATACCCTGGCTGCATCCACAACGCTTACAAATGTTATGAAGAACCGGTCCGAGAACGAATATGTGATCATTCGTCCGGGCACCAAGGGGCTTACGTATACACGCGCCTGTATGGCGGGGGAATAGCGAATAGCGAATAGCGAATAGCGAATAGCGAATAGCGAATAGCGAATAGCGAACAGCGAATAGCGAATAGCGAATAGCGAATATCGGTCAGCTTCCTTGCAGGATCCACTTAACGATCCTCTTTACAACCTCAGGGTTGACCGTTTCACCGAGGCGTGACATTTCTTCATCCGTGCATTCGTCGCAGGTTTGAAACATGTGGTTCACGTCCTTGATAACCTCGATCACGGTTCGAGTGCGCTGAGACGACGTTTTCCGTAAGGCGGCAGCATGTTCTTCGCCAGGGATCTCCGTATCACGCTCTGCATAGAGAGCTAGCAACGGTTGACGCATTGCACTGAAATACTCCGATGGTTGATACCAAAGGTAGGATCTTAGCCAAGGAAGAAGGGATGAGGTAATATAAGCTTCTCTGCCGGCACGCTTGAATTGAGCAGCCATAGGGTATCGCACGAGCAGATCCGGCCGTTCATCAATGATTGAGTCTGCTAACTCGAGTATCCGGGGAACGACCACGCTATCAACTCCTCCCAACAAAACGGTGGTGCACCATTGATCGACCATACCGGTAGCAACCGAGATCAGCTCTTCGTCCGTTTCGCGGAGTCGTTCCCGAGCTGCGATCTGCGTTAACAGCGTATTCCGTCCATCCATCGCTGGTGTGCTCATGAACACGAC encodes:
- a CDS encoding RluA family pseudouridine synthase — translated: MKRSQLPVLYSDEHLVVVNKPAGLLAIPDRYDANLPSVKSLVREQFESAFTVHRLDKDTSGVMIMALTPEAHKALNEQFEKHIVTKTYLAIVSGIVDRDEIKIDIPIASDTRRKGLMKPSAKGKEAHTIMRVVERFRLATLVECDLITGRQHQIRVHCSAVGHPLLVDQDYGKNKQFLLSTIKRRYNLAKGAEERPVIERLTLHASRVSFDHPVSGERITVTAEPPKDFSAAIQVLRKYAAPYASAFDAEFF
- a CDS encoding porin family protein; its protein translation is MKIDYVSTLRSLCYIDLRFGVRLLLALCTSVLLTQGILIAQSQQGDVVGSLSGGVVKYQGELSDDSFGPGAFFSLRYAAMDRLWIEARFGLGEYRWKITDAKLARYPDYFGANAQIGDLYPASITTIEPENESRVTLGDLSVSYVLVDGIPASPFITAGVGVVNFAPSTSESHTQLPNSAAGNYPHTVASIILGGGVQIPVSERVGILLRGEHRFVFSSYLDDISFNGSNDALSTFSIGLTYRFNEPEAQEADPSYDNECEYCENCGDNCDECCDEVSDCDQRCLRECSKNCCCCCAHCCCCCCGKAATPAVEAPAPAPATVPSPGPGPVSAPVSGPVPEPMDVPCPAGQHRECYGPPGYGICVDDDPPKGPEPILWELARPLDDGSLLREVDGKWYRKQILPDGTVRVTKGLLPFEASECKECKEKQRRENQR
- a CDS encoding nitronate monooxygenase, yielding MQLPKIIQGGMGVGVSDWRLARAVSTEGELGVVSGTALNSVIVRRLQNGDPGGHIRRALAHFVDPGVASEILASYFVEGGIAPGERFKRSPVPSVTPTRTLQRLNIASGFVEVWLAKEGHDGIVGINFLEKLQTSNLAATYGAMLAGVDYVLMGAGVPREIPGVLDRFSLHENASIKITLSGPSGNADVSTTVSPRESLDVLPTQPLKRPAFLAIISSSTLASHLVKKSTGSVEGFVIEGVLAGGHNAPPRGPMKLNERGEPIYGEKDHADLEEIRELGLPFWLAGSYGSPEKLTEAIERGAAGIQVGTAFAFCEESGVAPHLREAVISRILSQQVVEGSAVFTDPNASPTGFPFKVVQLPGTQSERSVYEDRPRKCDLGYLRQVAVREDGAIVYLCASEPVEDYVRKGGKVEDTVDRKCLCNALLANVGLGQAQEDGYQESPLLTAGDDLVQVGQFLRSGQTSYQARDVLSHLKRQ
- the folD gene encoding bifunctional methylenetetrahydrofolate dehydrogenase/methenyltetrahydrofolate cyclohydrolase FolD gives rise to the protein MALIIDGNALAAEIRAEVAADVARLTASTGIVPGLNLLLVGEDPASTVYVRNKSKDCEKVGIHSTIVRMPATATEEEVVEQVRQWNNDPAVHGILVQLPIPKHINEHRVIRSIDPAKDVDGFHPENAGRLLIGLEGFIPCTPYGVLEMLKRYNIETSGKHAVVVGRSNIVGKPLAILLAQKRPQGNATVTICHTGTPDIAEHTRRADILISAVGVNGVITADHVKEGAVVIDVGINRITLPDGTTKLTGDVLFDEVAAKASAITPVPGGVGPMTRAMLLRNTVTAAERIGGR
- a CDS encoding adenylate kinase — translated: MIIILFGAPGVGKGTQAVILAEKLGVAHLSTGDAFRAAIKNQTPVGVLAKEYVDAGKLVPDEIVARIVEEAMEGESFALGCILDGFPRTRPQADALDRMLAAKGLNISSVVNINVDDATIIGRLLQRGRADDSESIIRHRLDIYNDETAPLLEFYSDKGLLTSVDGIGEVETVNERILAAIASSGVTAHHVPDTTSDRT
- a CDS encoding septal ring lytic transglycosylase RlpA family protein, with product MSISFILQAHDAPVGTETLMAAPAPVAETVTAEPVSYEMSDAIDGLASWYGGQFHGRRTASGARFDMHEYTAAHRTLPFGTVLRVENPKTGKAILVEVTDRGPFIRKRVIDLSYGAARDLGVSVSPVEIDALTKTAVSEFYEENDSTFLVFSPDLKPLVVRTSKLDTLAASTTLTNVMKNRSENEYVIIRPGTKGLTYTRACMAGE
- a CDS encoding OmpA family protein yields the protein MTTFLKHLFLSAGVIVVLSCPVSAQSRQGDVVGTISGGIYKYHGELSDDYFGPSGAISLQFAAMDRLWVEARLGIGEYRWKITEAKMARFPQYFGQGAVIGDKYPGSLTTIEAENESRVTTADFLVSYVLVDNIPAVPFLTAGIGLVNFAPSNSGEHSALPNNEAGIYPKTVASIPLGGGLRIPFSRSVGLLLRGEYRFVFSEYLDDLTEAGANDALTNISIGLTYRFNNPEPKAKRQKHACPVCGCGTPGDCCCQAPIPAPVPAPVPAPVPAPVPAPVPAPAPAPVPAPVPAPAPAPEPAPEPAVAPTPAPAPAKKRTSFAKDIRFKVNTDEFDFDQPETAKNLNELLTYMQESCEELQVMVEGHASADGPAQRNKDLSDLRAQKVRQWLLEQGVPPNKVRGAVGYGSAMPRVKEPTPAQSKKMSKDQLEAIRRQNRRIEVAVLRECSV